The Brachyhypopomus gauderio isolate BG-103 unplaced genomic scaffold, BGAUD_0.2 sc61, whole genome shotgun sequence genome window below encodes:
- the fbp1b gene encoding fructose-1,6-bisphosphatase 1b gives MSDQGAFDTNVVTLTRFVLEEGRKAKGTGELTTLLNSMCTAIKAISSAVRKAGIANLYGIAGSTNVTGDQVKKLDVLSNDLVINMIKSSFTSCVLVSEEDEKAIIVEPERRGKYVICFDPLDGSSNIDCLASIGTIFAIYRKDNDSEPTEKDALQPGRKMVAAGYALYGSATMLVLSTGTGVNCFMLDPAIGEFILVDQDVKIKKKGKIYSLNEGYAQHFYPDITEYLQKKKFPEDGSSPYGGRYVGSMVADVHRTLVYGGIFLYPANIKSPKGKLRLLYECNPMAFIMEQAGGMATTGDKNILDIHPDNIHQRVPVVLGSPDDVKEYISIYKKHAK, from the exons ATGTCGGACCAAGGCGCCTTCGACACGAATGTCGTTACACTGACAAGGTTTGTCCTGGAAGAGGGTCGGAAGGCCAAAGGTACAGGGGAACTGACCACGCTGCTCAATTCCATGTGCACAGCCATCAAAGCTATCTCCTCTGCTGTCAGAAAAGCAGGAATTGCTAACTT GTATGGCATTGCAGGTAGCACAAATGTAACAGGGGACCAAGTTAAGAAGCTGGATGTCTTGTCCAATGACCTGGTCATCAACATGATCAAGTCTTCCTTTACTTCTTGTGTGCTGGTTTCTGAGGAGGATGAAAAAGCAATTATTGTGGAGCCAGaaagaagg GGTAAATATGTAATTTGTTTTGACCCTCTGGATGGCTCATCAAACATTGACTGTCTAGCCTCTATTGGAACTATTTTTGCCATTTACAGGAAG gaTAATGACAGTGAACCCACAGAAAAGGATGCCTTGCAGCCTGGCAGAAAAATGGTTGCTGCTGGTTATGCCCTCTATGGGAGTGCCACCATGCTAGTCCTCTCCACAGGAACAGGGGTCAATTGCTTCATGCTTGACCCA GCCATTGGAGAGTTTATTTTGGTGGACCAGGATGTTAAGATTAAgaagaaaggaaagatctaCAGTCTTAATGAAGGCTACGCTCAGCATTTTTATCCAGATATCACAGAATATCTGCAGAAGAAAAAATTCCCAGAG GATGGCAGTTCACCCTATGGAGGTCGCTATGTGGGATCCATGGTAGCTGATGTTCATAGGACACTGGTGTATGGAGGTATCTTCTTGTATCCAGCTAACATCAAAAGTCCAAAGGGCAAG CTGAGGCTGCTGTATGAGTGCAACCCTATGGCCTTTAtcatggagcaggctggagggATGGCCACCACAGGAGACAAAAATATACTGGATATTCACCCTGACAACATTCACCAGAGAGTTCCTGTTGTGCTGGGTTCCCCTGATGACGTAAAGGAGTACATTTCAATTTATAAGAAGCATGCTAAGTGA